CTCATTAAGAGCACCAACGGTCGCCTCGAAAGCCACAAGGCTTGCGTCCGTGGCCTGGGTCTGCGTCGCATCAACCACACCGTTGAAGTGGAAGACACTCCTTCCGTGCGCGGCATGATCAACAAGGTATCTTACCTCGTTAAGGTCGAAGGAGAATAACATGCGTCTGAATACTCTGAGTCCAGCTGAAGGTTCTCGTAAAGAGCGCCAGCGCGTTGGTCGTGGTATCGGTTCCGGTCTGGGTAAGACCGGTGGCCGCGGTCACAAAGGTCAGAAGTCTCGCTCCGGCGGCTCTGTGAAGCCTGGTTTCGAAGGCGGTCAGCAGCCATTGCAGCGTCGTCTGCCTAAGTACGGCTT
Above is a genomic segment from Endozoicomonas euniceicola containing:
- the rpmD gene encoding 50S ribosomal protein L30, whose amino-acid sequence is MAKKMITVKLIKSTNGRLESHKACVRGLGLRRINHTVEVEDTPSVRGMINKVSYLVKVEGE